A section of the Ignavibacteriales bacterium genome encodes:
- a CDS encoding rhodanese-like domain-containing protein, with protein sequence MLKHLSHGIYLLCCFIALSLASCEESDEDLESEFTDMDSISSNLTPDTISVTELEDMMKLPGYIVLDVRTVAEYDSISIPNSLNLDVNSGQFEENLKILYDDHTYLVHSNNDVRAGKAVEILKKNGFKAILVKGGIKQWQAEGKRVINNIE encoded by the coding sequence ATGTTGAAACATCTTAGTCATGGGATATATTTACTATGTTGCTTTATCGCGCTCTCATTGGCTTCATGCGAGGAGAGTGATGAAGATTTGGAATCGGAATTTACAGATATGGATTCCATATCTAGTAATTTGACCCCGGATACGATTTCTGTCACAGAGCTTGAAGATATGATGAAATTACCGGGCTATATTGTCCTGGATGTCCGGACCGTTGCCGAATATGATTCAATAAGCATTCCAAATTCTCTGAATCTCGATGTAAACTCCGGGCAATTTGAGGAAAATCTAAAGATCCTTTATGATGACCATACATATCTTGTCCATTCAAACAATGATGTACGAGCAGGGAAAGCTGTTGAGATCTTGAAGAAAAACGGCTTCAAAGCCATACTTGTCAAAGGTGGTATTAAGCAATGGCAAGCAGAAGGTAAACGTGTAATAAATAACATTGAATAA
- a CDS encoding T9SS type A sorting domain-containing protein yields the protein MGGINMFGKFNRFNVVLSLLLVVSVVFFYGSFFGFSDDPDYLASQENLNLSTEGNTLFNIPYERPVYTLQTDAADTITLNANPGPSNNGGATGYAIFANLVAGSNNIIVTQMSSGNTATAGASFTVEVFTRTGNALGGPVGSGPGSSSAGWTSLGTVPATQGATSQGISELFNIPPIMVPAGDTVGVAFLFTGAGPRYFGTGTPPYSTYSDTNITLITGDSRTAPFTTTGSFFSSRALTGVIRYVVDAPPPPGNSLCFSRGGIWVSIPDNMTGTARDTIKVPNNMGALDDITVVMDTVIHTWVGDLIFDLSHGGQVDTLFAWMGTGSFGNSGDNLFGIALTDSSNNPIVNTNGSNTVPPPAGQYLAGGRSGVDSLKKHFVRAVGPASDIQGNWVLTMHDRASGDTGSLRAWHICFYSGTITQIISNNNQTPDRYVLGQNYPNPFNPSTKINFSIPKAGLVSLRVYDMLGREVKTLVADQLSAGEFAVDFDGSNLSSGTYFYRLQVGDFVEVKKMVLLK from the coding sequence ATGGGAGGAATAAATATGTTCGGAAAATTCAACCGATTTAACGTTGTTCTTTCTTTGTTGTTAGTAGTTTCTGTTGTTTTCTTCTACGGTAGTTTCTTTGGGTTTAGTGATGATCCTGATTATCTTGCGTCACAGGAGAATCTAAATCTATCGACGGAAGGAAATACACTTTTTAATATTCCTTATGAGCGTCCTGTTTACACATTGCAAACTGACGCTGCTGACACAATTACTCTTAATGCGAATCCAGGTCCATCCAATAATGGTGGTGCGACCGGATATGCAATTTTCGCAAATCTTGTTGCGGGATCCAATAATATTATTGTTACCCAGATGAGTTCAGGTAACACCGCAACTGCAGGTGCAAGTTTTACAGTTGAAGTATTTACACGTACAGGGAATGCATTAGGCGGTCCCGTAGGTTCAGGACCGGGAAGTTCTTCTGCTGGATGGACATCTCTAGGTACTGTCCCTGCTACCCAAGGTGCAACGTCCCAGGGAATTTCGGAACTCTTTAATATACCTCCGATAATGGTACCGGCTGGTGATACTGTAGGTGTTGCATTCCTATTTACAGGTGCAGGTCCAAGATATTTCGGTACAGGTACGCCACCTTACAGTACATACTCAGATACCAATATTACATTAATAACCGGTGATTCACGTACAGCTCCTTTTACTACAACAGGAAGTTTCTTCTCATCACGGGCTCTTACAGGTGTGATAAGATATGTTGTTGATGCTCCTCCTCCTCCAGGTAATAGCCTGTGCTTTAGCAGGGGCGGCATCTGGGTATCGATTCCCGACAATATGACAGGAACAGCAAGAGACACCATAAAGGTACCTAATAACATGGGGGCTCTTGATGATATCACAGTTGTAATGGATACCGTTATCCATACATGGGTCGGTGACCTCATATTCGATCTCTCACACGGTGGTCAGGTTGATACACTGTTTGCATGGATGGGAACCGGTTCTTTCGGTAATAGTGGAGATAATCTATTTGGTATTGCTTTAACAGACTCTTCAAACAATCCAATTGTTAATACTAACGGTAGCAATACAGTTCCTCCTCCGGCCGGACAATACTTAGCCGGTGGTAGATCAGGTGTTGACTCTCTGAAGAAGCACTTTGTAAGAGCAGTTGGTCCGGCTTCAGACATTCAGGGTAACTGGGTACTTACAATGCATGACAGAGCCAGTGGTGACACAGGTTCACTTAGAGCATGGCATATTTGTTTCTATAGCGGAACCATTACCCAAATTATCTCTAATAACAATCAGACACCAGATAGATATGTATTAGGACAAAACTATCCTAATCCATTCAACCCATCGACAAAGATCAACTTCTCAATTCCAAAAGCAGGTCTCGTAAGCCTGAGGGTTTATGATATGCTCGGAAGAGAAGTCAAAACATTAGTAGCTGACCAGCTAAGTGCGGGTGAGTTTGCAGTGGACTTTGACGGATCGAACTTGTCAAGTGGTACTTATTTCTACAGACTCCAAGTTGGAGATTTCGTAGAAGTTAAGAAAATGGTACTACTGAAATAA
- the xth gene encoding exodeoxyribonuclease III encodes MRIYSWNVNGIRAVHKKGFLDWLKECNGDIFCLQETKIQPDQIPAELKDVNGYKSYWFSAERKGYSSVATYSSIEPIKVVKGLNNPRFDSEGRIIFTEYEDFVLANVYFPNGGRGPDRVVYKLDFYDELFFLLNKKYKDRKGVIVAGDYNTAHKEIDVAKPDQWSKHSGFLTEEREWLDKIINLGYTDVFRKFNDKPGMYTYWDNYTFARDTNTGWRIDFFMVSNDIADKVTDARIHPEVMGSDHCPVSIDIKL; translated from the coding sequence ATAAGAATATACTCCTGGAATGTGAACGGCATACGGGCTGTTCATAAAAAAGGCTTCCTGGATTGGTTAAAGGAATGTAATGGTGATATCTTTTGCCTGCAGGAAACTAAGATCCAGCCGGACCAGATCCCTGCTGAACTCAAGGATGTCAACGGTTATAAATCCTACTGGTTCTCTGCTGAACGAAAAGGTTATTCCAGCGTTGCTACATATTCATCCATTGAGCCAATTAAGGTTGTTAAAGGACTAAACAATCCCCGTTTCGATAGCGAGGGAAGAATAATATTCACTGAGTACGAAGATTTCGTACTGGCTAATGTGTATTTTCCGAATGGAGGACGCGGACCTGACAGGGTTGTTTATAAACTGGACTTTTATGATGAACTTTTCTTCCTTCTCAATAAAAAATACAAAGACAGAAAAGGCGTCATAGTTGCAGGTGATTATAATACCGCGCATAAAGAGATAGATGTTGCAAAACCCGATCAGTGGAGTAAACATAGCGGGTTTCTTACTGAAGAAAGAGAATGGCTGGACAAGATAATCAACCTCGGGTACACCGACGTTTTCAGAAAGTTCAATGATAAGCCCGGCATGTACACGTACTGGGATAATTACACTTTCGCACGCGATACTAATACCGGCTGGCGAATAGATTTCTTCATGGTGTCCAATGACATAGCGGATAAAGTAACCGACGCCCGCATACATCCCGAGGTCATGGGAAGCGACCACTGCCCCGTAAGCATCGACATTAAACTATAA
- a CDS encoding thioredoxin domain-containing protein, with the protein MVTNNAKPNPLINEKSPYLLQHAYNPVEWHPWNEETFKLAKKEDKPIFLSIGYSTCYWCHVMEREVFEDPEIAELMNKYFVNIKVDREERPDVDRIYMIALQAMTGAGGWPMSMFLTPDLKPFYGATYIPPKAKYGRTGFEDVIEEIHKVWTNKKEEVIQSSDKIVDLLEKNINEKAPVTEKFSETVFDKCFETSERIFDFDEGGFGTGNKFPRPVVFDFLLAYCFSTGNKEALDIVTFSLHKMYRGGMFDHLAGGFHRYSVDPVWRVPHFEKMLYDQAQLVNTYLDTYLITKKELFLGVAEKTLEYVSKYLTSPDGGFYSAEDAESALHEDKPDDKEEGAFYLWTQDEINEALWNQNGVILNNYFGTQPNGNTLNDPHEVFGNKNVLFISKDIYDLAKLFNKPANEVLDILKESKTKLLEEREKRPRPHLDDKILTSWNALMISSFTKAFTVTGDEKYLTSAENSARFILTNLYTDGALLHRYRDGDARFEGSLEDYAYMIQALINLYEATFNIDYLNKAIELNNTAVGKFYDNENGGFFDVAGSPEDIILKTKESYDGAEPAGNSIQILNMLKLGIITEDNSLTDKAVKSLEFFYEDLDRAPFSSPQMLFALYFYMKGSVEIILSGDRNEKFEKFLKRINNTFIPAKLLLYAEDSIKNISPFIENIVRSDKENKVYICKNYKCDLPIDEVEKLEEALNSLETNTIST; encoded by the coding sequence ATGGTTACGAACAATGCCAAGCCTAATCCACTGATAAACGAAAAAAGCCCCTACCTATTACAGCACGCATACAATCCCGTCGAATGGCATCCCTGGAATGAAGAAACATTCAAGTTAGCTAAAAAAGAAGACAAACCAATATTTTTATCCATTGGATATTCTACTTGCTATTGGTGTCATGTAATGGAGCGTGAGGTCTTTGAAGATCCCGAGATTGCCGAGTTAATGAACAAGTATTTTGTCAATATCAAGGTCGACCGTGAGGAGAGGCCGGACGTCGACAGAATATATATGATCGCATTGCAGGCAATGACCGGAGCAGGTGGATGGCCAATGAGCATGTTCCTGACACCTGATCTGAAACCCTTCTACGGAGCGACATACATTCCGCCAAAAGCTAAATACGGACGAACCGGGTTTGAAGATGTGATCGAAGAAATTCATAAGGTCTGGACTAATAAAAAGGAAGAAGTAATACAAAGCAGTGACAAGATAGTTGACCTGCTAGAAAAAAACATAAACGAGAAAGCTCCTGTCACCGAAAAGTTTTCTGAAACTGTTTTCGATAAATGCTTCGAGACATCCGAGCGCATATTTGATTTTGATGAGGGTGGCTTTGGTACGGGAAATAAATTCCCTCGCCCGGTCGTCTTTGACTTCCTGCTTGCTTATTGCTTCTCTACCGGGAATAAAGAAGCTTTGGACATCGTAACATTTTCTCTTCACAAAATGTACCGTGGAGGGATGTTCGATCACCTTGCCGGAGGTTTTCACAGATATTCCGTTGACCCGGTGTGGCGTGTTCCGCATTTCGAAAAGATGCTTTACGACCAGGCACAATTGGTTAATACATATCTGGATACATACCTTATTACAAAAAAAGAATTGTTTCTCGGCGTTGCTGAAAAAACGCTGGAATATGTTTCGAAATATCTAACTTCACCCGATGGCGGATTCTATTCAGCTGAGGATGCCGAGAGCGCTCTGCATGAGGATAAACCGGATGACAAAGAAGAAGGCGCATTTTATCTCTGGACACAGGACGAGATAAACGAAGCTCTCTGGAACCAGAACGGGGTGATACTCAACAACTACTTCGGCACACAGCCTAACGGTAATACACTGAACGACCCGCATGAAGTATTCGGGAACAAGAATGTACTATTCATTTCAAAAGATATTTACGACCTCGCGAAACTATTTAACAAACCTGCGAATGAAGTGCTGGATATTTTAAAAGAATCCAAGACTAAACTTCTCGAAGAAAGAGAAAAAAGACCGCGCCCGCATCTGGACGACAAGATACTTACTTCATGGAATGCTCTTATGATATCTTCTTTTACTAAAGCTTTCACAGTAACAGGTGATGAAAAATACCTTACTTCAGCAGAAAACTCTGCCCGGTTTATTTTGACTAATCTTTATACAGACGGTGCCCTTCTTCACCGATACCGTGATGGAGACGCCCGCTTCGAGGGTTCACTCGAAGATTATGCTTACATGATACAGGCTTTGATTAACTTATATGAAGCTACATTTAATATTGACTATTTAAACAAAGCCATCGAACTCAACAATACAGCTGTCGGGAAATTCTATGATAATGAAAACGGAGGATTCTTCGATGTAGCCGGCTCTCCGGAAGATATTATACTCAAAACAAAGGAATCCTATGATGGAGCCGAACCGGCAGGGAATTCTATCCAGATCTTAAATATGCTCAAACTCGGCATAATCACTGAAGACAATTCTCTCACGGACAAAGCAGTAAAAAGTCTTGAATTTTTCTATGAAGACCTTGATAGAGCACCCTTCTCCAGCCCGCAGATGCTCTTCGCACTGTATTTTTATATGAAGGGTTCCGTCGAGATAATTCTCTCCGGGGATAGGAATGAAAAGTTTGAAAAATTCCTGAAAAGAATTAATAACACATTTATACCAGCAAAGTTGCTTTTATATGCAGAAGATTCTATTAAAAACATTTCGCCGTTTATTGAAAACATAGTAAGGTCTGACAAAGAAAACAAAGTTTACATTTGTAAAAATTATAAGTGCGACCTCCCTATCGATGAGGTAGAAAAGCTGGAGGAAGCGTTAAACAGTTTAGAAACAAACACTATATCAACATAA
- a CDS encoding M23 family metallopeptidase, which yields MGNAFPQSDSVDYDICNKWDALDKNIIFVQIDKEEGAKLLELYERALVKYFIAKGGRYANRSDWVFPLKNFTSVSHRDNGNDYRLSTYDYFQGSDTKGHPAHDIFILDSNKDLLDDSTGKPVDVVSMSGGIVVAIDTTWRPGSFLRGGQYVKIFDPATYKYFYYSHLSVVSVLPGDLVNPGDKIGEVGRTGRKTILPGGKTHVHVALLKSVKGYPYPEPIIDDIWRTKEKYYSTHEER from the coding sequence TTGGGAAATGCATTCCCGCAATCTGATTCCGTCGATTATGATATCTGCAATAAATGGGACGCCCTCGATAAAAATATTATCTTTGTACAGATAGATAAAGAAGAAGGCGCTAAACTCCTCGAGCTATACGAAAGAGCTCTCGTAAAATACTTCATCGCAAAAGGTGGCAGGTATGCTAACCGATCTGATTGGGTTTTCCCGCTAAAAAACTTCACATCCGTCTCGCACAGAGACAATGGAAATGATTACAGGTTGAGCACATACGATTATTTTCAGGGATCGGATACAAAGGGACACCCTGCGCATGATATTTTTATCTTAGACAGCAATAAAGACCTCCTGGATGACTCGACGGGAAAGCCGGTCGATGTTGTTAGCATGTCCGGCGGGATAGTGGTTGCAATCGATACAACATGGAGACCCGGTTCGTTTCTACGCGGAGGGCAGTATGTCAAGATATTCGACCCGGCAACATATAAATATTTTTATTATTCGCATCTTTCGGTTGTAAGTGTACTCCCCGGAGACCTGGTAAACCCGGGAGACAAGATAGGCGAAGTTGGCAGAACCGGGCGTAAGACCATACTCCCCGGCGGAAAAACACACGTCCACGTGGCGTTGCTGAAATCTGTAAAAGGTTATCCGTACCCCGAACCCATTATCGATGACATATGGAGAACAAAAGAAAAATATTATTCGACACATGAAGAAAGATAA
- a CDS encoding zinc-binding dehydrogenase codes for MKSAVLHNTGDISQLDKNLLVEDFPTPEPNKDEVLVNIRSASLNHRDLWITKGLYSKIKLPVILGSDGAGILENGDEVVINPSINWGDSEAHQSPTSYEILGLPQNGTLAEYTKVDKSKVYPKPAHLDFDQASALPLVGLTAYRAVILKANVQPSDKVLITGAGGGVSTMALLYCIAIGAETYLTSGSEAKIAQAIKLGAKGGVNYKEEIWGEAIKEMTGGVTVVIDSSSGDTIAKALDFTTYGARIVSYGATNGTVKDFDMRRVYWKQLQILGSTMGSDKDFADMLAFVNEYKIIPIVDKVYPLDDVHSAFRRMNDGEQFGKIVVKMA; via the coding sequence ATGAAATCCGCTGTACTTCATAATACCGGAGATATTTCACAATTAGATAAGAACCTCCTTGTCGAGGATTTCCCTACACCGGAACCAAACAAAGACGAAGTATTGGTTAATATCCGGTCTGCTTCATTAAATCATCGTGACCTCTGGATAACTAAAGGGCTTTACTCCAAAATAAAGCTCCCTGTCATACTAGGCTCAGATGGTGCAGGAATTCTGGAAAATGGCGACGAGGTGGTAATCAATCCCTCAATCAACTGGGGTGATAGCGAAGCCCATCAATCACCAACTTCATACGAGATTCTCGGTCTTCCACAAAACGGCACGCTCGCTGAGTACACTAAGGTAGATAAGTCGAAAGTTTATCCCAAACCCGCTCACCTTGATTTTGATCAGGCATCGGCATTACCGCTCGTTGGATTAACTGCTTACAGAGCAGTGATACTAAAAGCAAATGTACAGCCTTCCGATAAAGTACTCATCACGGGCGCGGGAGGAGGTGTATCTACGATGGCTCTGCTTTATTGTATCGCTATAGGCGCAGAAACCTACCTCACTTCCGGCTCTGAAGCAAAGATAGCACAGGCTATAAAACTAGGTGCAAAAGGTGGTGTGAATTACAAAGAAGAGATATGGGGCGAAGCGATCAAAGAAATGACCGGTGGTGTTACAGTTGTAATAGACAGTTCATCAGGCGACACTATTGCAAAAGCGCTGGATTTCACGACTTACGGTGCGAGGATCGTTTCTTATGGAGCTACTAACGGCACAGTTAAAGACTTCGATATGCGAAGGGTTTACTGGAAACAATTGCAGATACTCGGCTCGACAATGGGCTCTGACAAGGATTTTGCTGATATGCTCGCCTTTGTTAACGAATACAAGATCATACCAATTGTAGATAAGGTCTATCCCCTGGATGATGTCCATTCCGCTTTCAGAAGAATGAATGACGGAGAACAATTCGGAAAGATCGTTGTAAAAATGGCATAA
- a CDS encoding DUF3808 domain-containing protein, with protein sequence MRYLLSVFFTLVFIIPLQANNPIFEHRSKLAIDMRIDELIFAGLEDMYYLKFDDATSYFRKAQTEYPNDPKGFFYESLILFHTAMASRDEKIYEQYILSSEKVIEKCDDLLDKNDNNIEALFYKGQTYSYRSLLLLSLNKSLLSAASDGNSGYRILSEITERDPAFNDAYMGLGLYKIAISFVPEKFQWLMSIIGFDGDLKEGRGMLSRSRNNGKFTKVESQVYLAIFSLREREEDNGETERMLKELTEKYPESPLFRLFYANILQQMGKNDDAIAQANLSLELNTHSLQNEIMKGANFVLGMSYFRKNDFDNAAKYFEEHLKHVNYEDRYNISLFHLGIAYEMTGQRDRALNYYRETREDFIDERDGEAEKIFLKYSKKLIDKPMNEFDMSLLKAMNLRYDSKYTEALQILNNILASDKVTTLNDDDKIRLYSETGHTHVYSGNDDLAIDYFTRCTKLDPDLEKWMIPHAYFELGKIYTRKGNKGKANEMFDKIYDYGDYDLRSLLEIRLKSYINS encoded by the coding sequence ATGAGATATCTTTTGTCCGTATTTTTCACATTAGTATTTATTATTCCCTTACAGGCAAATAACCCTATTTTTGAGCATAGAAGTAAACTTGCTATTGATATGCGCATAGATGAGCTTATTTTCGCGGGGCTGGAAGATATGTACTACCTCAAATTCGATGACGCAACTAGCTACTTCCGGAAAGCACAAACAGAATATCCAAATGACCCGAAAGGTTTCTTTTATGAATCTTTGATATTGTTTCATACTGCCATGGCTTCGCGTGATGAAAAGATATATGAGCAATATATTCTAAGTTCAGAAAAGGTTATCGAGAAGTGCGATGACTTACTCGATAAAAATGACAACAACATCGAAGCACTATTTTACAAAGGACAGACATACAGCTACCGCTCTCTTTTACTCCTTAGTTTGAATAAGAGTCTACTCTCCGCGGCTTCAGACGGAAACTCAGGCTATAGAATATTAAGTGAGATCACAGAAAGAGATCCTGCTTTCAATGATGCATATATGGGATTGGGACTTTACAAAATTGCAATTTCATTCGTTCCGGAAAAATTTCAATGGCTGATGTCGATTATAGGGTTTGATGGAGATCTAAAAGAAGGAAGAGGTATGCTCTCACGTTCCCGAAACAATGGCAAATTTACAAAAGTCGAATCACAAGTTTACCTCGCTATTTTCTCATTAAGGGAAAGAGAGGAAGACAATGGTGAAACCGAGCGCATGCTTAAGGAACTCACCGAGAAGTATCCCGAAAGTCCCCTTTTCCGGCTTTTTTATGCTAATATTTTACAGCAAATGGGTAAAAACGATGATGCAATCGCACAGGCTAATTTGTCACTTGAACTAAATACCCACTCCCTTCAAAATGAAATAATGAAAGGCGCTAACTTCGTCCTGGGTATGTCTTATTTTAGAAAAAATGATTTTGACAATGCGGCTAAATACTTCGAGGAACATCTAAAGCATGTCAACTACGAAGACAGGTATAATATCAGTCTATTCCATCTTGGTATCGCATATGAAATGACAGGACAAAGAGACCGTGCGCTTAATTACTACCGCGAGACTCGTGAAGATTTTATCGATGAGAGAGATGGTGAAGCTGAAAAGATTTTCCTTAAGTATTCAAAAAAGTTGATAGATAAACCTATGAATGAGTTCGATATGTCATTACTAAAAGCAATGAATCTGAGATATGATTCTAAATACACTGAAGCCCTGCAAATTCTTAACAATATCCTTGCTTCCGATAAGGTTACGACATTAAATGATGATGACAAAATTAGACTGTATTCTGAAACGGGTCATACTCATGTTTATTCCGGTAATGATGATCTTGCAATAGATTACTTCACACGCTGTACAAAACTCGATCCGGACCTCGAAAAATGGATGATACCGCACGCGTATTTTGAGCTAGGTAAGATATATACAAGGAAAGGAAATAAAGGAAAGGCAAATGAAATGTTTGATAAAATATACGATTATGGTGATTACGACCTGAGGTCACTGCTCGAGATCAGGTTGAAAAGCTATATTAACAGTTGA
- a CDS encoding aconitate hydratase codes for MIFDIDLIRSFYKDYKFKVDDAKAKLGRPMTYAEKILYAHLTDDFEKPCERAKDFVYFSPDRVAMQDATAQMALLQFMSADIPKVAVPTTVHCDHLIQAEVGSHDDLLRAKDTNKEVYDFLGSVSKKYGIGFWKPGAGIIHQVVLENYAFPGGMMIGTDSHTPNAGGLGMVAIGVGGADAVDVMAGLPWELKFPKLIGVKLTGKMNGWTSPKDVILKVAGILTVKGGTGAIVEYFGEGADSISCTGKGTICNMGAEIGATTSLFAYGDKMSEYLKATGREEVAQMADELKDYLRPDPGSDEYYDEIVEIDLSTLEPHINGPYTPDLAWSISEFKDAVKEKGYPEELKVALIGSCTNSSYEDMERASSIAEQAIEKGLKAKSEFVVTPGSEQIRATIERDGQIEKFEKIGGMVLANACGPCIGQWKRHDVKEGEKNSILTSYNRNFSKRNDGNYATHSFVASPEIVTAFALAGTLTFNPLTDTLVNDKGEMIKLDEPVGKELPDKGFEKGEEGYIPPAENGSGIEVIIDPDSQRLQKLSPFPAPDLDKDFKDLRVLIKTKGKCTTDHISMAGPWLKYRGHLDNISNNMFIGAINYFNDKMNSVKNLLTGEYGEVPAVARDYKANGIGWVALGEENYGEGSSREHAAMEPRFLGARAVIVKSFARIHETNLKKQGILPLTFLKPEDYDLIREDDMLDIDISELKPNESVMMSVKHSDGTSDNIELMHTMNRTQIDWFKAGSALNLIAKQTT; via the coding sequence ATGATATTCGATATTGATCTGATAAGATCATTTTACAAAGATTATAAATTCAAAGTTGACGATGCTAAGGCAAAGCTTGGACGTCCTATGACCTACGCTGAAAAGATATTATACGCACATTTAACCGATGATTTTGAGAAACCCTGTGAAAGGGCTAAAGACTTCGTTTACTTCTCACCGGACAGGGTTGCTATGCAGGATGCAACGGCGCAGATGGCTCTTCTCCAGTTCATGTCAGCCGATATTCCTAAAGTCGCTGTCCCGACAACTGTCCACTGTGATCACTTGATACAGGCAGAGGTCGGTTCACATGATGATCTGTTGAGAGCAAAGGACACTAACAAAGAAGTTTACGATTTTCTCGGAAGTGTCTCGAAAAAATACGGCATTGGTTTCTGGAAACCCGGCGCAGGCATCATTCACCAGGTAGTTCTTGAAAATTACGCCTTCCCAGGTGGGATGATGATAGGAACGGATTCCCACACGCCAAACGCCGGCGGTCTCGGCATGGTAGCAATAGGTGTTGGCGGTGCGGATGCTGTGGACGTTATGGCAGGATTACCGTGGGAGCTGAAATTCCCGAAATTGATTGGTGTCAAACTCACCGGGAAAATGAACGGCTGGACCTCTCCAAAGGACGTCATCCTCAAAGTCGCAGGTATCCTAACCGTTAAAGGTGGTACAGGGGCAATCGTTGAATATTTCGGCGAAGGAGCAGATAGTATATCCTGTACGGGAAAAGGCACAATCTGTAATATGGGTGCGGAGATAGGCGCTACGACTTCCCTATTCGCCTACGGTGATAAAATGTCGGAATACCTTAAAGCTACCGGCAGAGAAGAAGTTGCTCAGATGGCTGACGAATTAAAAGATTACTTGAGACCCGATCCAGGTAGTGATGAGTATTACGATGAGATAGTCGAGATAGACCTCTCGACACTCGAACCGCACATTAACGGACCATATACTCCCGACCTTGCTTGGTCGATTTCGGAATTTAAAGATGCCGTTAAAGAAAAAGGCTACCCCGAGGAACTAAAGGTTGCTCTGATCGGAAGCTGTACTAACTCATCTTATGAAGATATGGAGCGCGCTTCATCTATTGCTGAACAGGCAATCGAAAAAGGTCTGAAAGCAAAATCTGAATTCGTTGTTACACCTGGTTCTGAACAGATACGCGCAACGATCGAACGTGATGGACAGATAGAGAAATTCGAAAAAATCGGCGGGATGGTTCTTGCTAACGCCTGCGGACCTTGCATCGGTCAATGGAAACGTCATGACGTAAAAGAAGGTGAAAAGAACTCTATCTTAACTTCATACAATAGAAACTTCTCTAAGAGAAACGACGGGAATTACGCCACGCACTCCTTTGTAGCTTCACCTGAGATAGTAACGGCGTTTGCTCTTGCGGGCACGCTGACATTTAACCCATTAACGGATACACTGGTTAATGACAAGGGTGAAATGATCAAGCTGGATGAACCTGTTGGAAAGGAACTTCCCGACAAAGGCTTTGAGAAAGGTGAAGAAGGATATATTCCCCCGGCTGAAAACGGCTCCGGAATCGAAGTAATAATCGACCCCGATAGCCAGCGTCTCCAAAAGCTCAGTCCATTCCCTGCTCCCGATCTGGATAAGGATTTTAAGGATTTACGGGTGCTTATAAAAACAAAGGGTAAATGTACTACAGACCATATTTCAATGGCGGGTCCATGGCTGAAATACCGCGGGCATCTGGATAATATTTCCAACAATATGTTCATCGGTGCCATAAACTATTTCAATGACAAGATGAACAGCGTAAAGAACCTTCTCACTGGTGAATACGGAGAAGTTCCGGCAGTGGCACGCGATTACAAAGCCAATGGTATCGGCTGGGTAGCACTTGGCGAAGAAAACTATGGTGAGGGTTCCTCCCGAGAACACGCGGCGATGGAGCCGAGATTCCTTGGAGCAAGAGCAGTGATCGTGAAATCATTCGCCCGTATCCACGAGACAAATCTCAAAAAACAAGGCATCCTCCCGCTAACATTCTTGAAACCTGAAGATTATGATCTGATAAGAGAAGACGACATGCTGGATATCGACATAAGCGAATTAAAACCAAATGAATCTGTCATGATGTCTGTAAAGCACTCTGACGGAACAAGTGACAACATAGAACTGATGCACACAATGAATCGTACACAGATCGATTGGTTTAAAGCCGGATCCGCGCTTAATCTGATCGCAAAACAAACGACCTAA